The genomic region CCGGTCACGAAGCGCCGCCAGACCTCCCAGACCCAGCAGCGAGAGGCCGTCGAGGAGGGCCAGACCTACGAGGTCAAGATCACCGGCACGGGCCGGAAGGGCGACGGCGTCGCCGAGCGCGGGAAGTACACCATCTTCGTCCCCGGCGCGAGCGAGGGCGACGTGGTGACGATCTACATCGAGAACATCAGCGGCAACCTCGCGTTCGCGCGGGTCTCCCAGTAGCCCTTACGTTCACCCCGTTGCCGCCGAATCGACTGATCGCGGCGTAAATCGCACGTTTCATAGGGTTCGGAGGCGACTCTCAGCGTGAATGGACGCTCCCGTCTTGCTGACCGGTTCGGAGGGACGGGTCGGCCGCGCGATTCTCGATGGGCTCTCCGACGCCTACGAGTGGCGCTTGCTCGACCGCGAACCGCCGGACGAGGACCCCGCCGGCGAGTTCTTCGTCGCCGACATCCTCGACTACGAGGACGTTCGCGGGGCGATGGAGGGCGTCGGCGCGGTGATCCACCTGGCGGGCGACCCCCGCCCGGAAGCGCCGTGGGACAGCGTCCTGCGGAACAACATCGACGGCACCCACACGGTGATGCAGGCGGCGGTCGACGCCGGCGTCGAGAAGTTCGCCTTCGCCTCCTCGAACCACGCGGTCGGGGCCTACGAGACCGAGGCGCGCACACCCGAGATCTACCGCCCGGACGACGAGTTCCTCCTCGACGGCCGCGAACTCCCCCGGCCCGGCAACCGCTACGGCGTCTCGAAGGCCACCGGCGAGACCCTCGGGCGGTTCTTCCACGACGAACACGGCCTCAGCGTCGTCTGCGTTCGGATCGGCAACCTCACGAAGGGCCACCCGCCGAAGGACTACGAGCGCGGCCAGGCGATGTGGCTCTCACACAGGGACTGTGCCCACCTGTTCGAGCGCTGTCTCGAGGCCGAGTACGACTACGAGATCGTCTACGGCATCTCCGACAACGACCGCAAGTACTACTCGATCGAGCGCGCCCGCGAGGTGCTCGGCTA from Halalkalicoccus sp. NIPERK01 harbors:
- the azf gene encoding NAD-dependent glucose-6-phosphate dehydrogenase Azf, encoding MDAPVLLTGSEGRVGRAILDGLSDAYEWRLLDREPPDEDPAGEFFVADILDYEDVRGAMEGVGAVIHLAGDPRPEAPWDSVLRNNIDGTHTVMQAAVDAGVEKFAFASSNHAVGAYETEARTPEIYRPDDEFLLDGRELPRPGNRYGVSKATGETLGRFFHDEHGLSVVCVRIGNLTKGHPPKDYERGQAMWLSHRDCAHLFERCLEAEYDYEIVYGISDNDRKYYSIERAREVLGYDPRDNSADYTD